A single window of Magnetococcus marinus MC-1 DNA harbors:
- the leuS gene encoding leucine--tRNA ligase, which yields MDQKYNPQAIESKWQKIWHQQKTFATPENLGDKETFYLLVMFPYPSGRIHMGHVRNYAIGDVIARYQRMQGKAVLHPMGWDAFGMPAENAAAQRKVHPRDWTYENIATMREELKSMGLSYDWDREFATCDEDYAHAEQVLFLRLYEKGLVYRKHAFVNWDPVDHTVLANEQVIDGCGWRSGAPVEQRELNQWFFRITHYADELLDNLQHMDGWPETVRTMQTNWIGKSHGVEFAFALEGYPGTLPVYTTRPDTLMGVTFCSVAAEHPIAAAVAENNPAAAAFIKTCQGVGTSEEALEKLEKKGFDTGIKAIHPITGESLPVYIANFVLMSYGTGAVMAVPAHDQRDFEFAKKHGIEIKVVIQPEGQTLHAEQLSEAYTGPGRLVNSGLFTGMDNEQAKQRVAEYFEAQGIGKGTINYRLRDWGISRQRYWGNPIPMVHCAACGVVPVPVAQLPIQLPNEVDFSEPGNPLERHPSWKTCDCPQCGQPARRETDTMDTFMESSWYFLRYCSPHMGGVPLDKAAVDRWMPVNQYVGGIEHAVLHLLYARFFHKALRDIGEVSCDEPFARLLTQGMVRKDTHRCAQHGWRYPKEVQERDGALYCIECGGAVTVGRNEKMSKSKHNVVDPNDLIAGYGADTARLFMLFAAPADRDLEWNDSGVDGAWRFLGRVWRLVLAAIERCGERQACTTTPADEQLKAFRSQLHNTIVKVTEDLNRQSFNTAIAAVMEMSNGAIATFKGEDRLTGEASALLWETAQVTVKLLHPYAPHMTEELWQRMGEQSLLSDTPWPLADAAALVKERVLIVIQVNGKLRSKLEVPVDMAQEAIEKLALADEHVKVQTEGKTIRKVVVVPGRLVNIVAN from the coding sequence ATGGACCAAAAGTACAATCCCCAAGCGATAGAATCCAAATGGCAGAAGATCTGGCACCAGCAAAAAACTTTCGCCACCCCCGAAAATCTGGGGGATAAGGAGACCTTCTATCTATTGGTGATGTTCCCCTATCCCTCGGGGCGTATCCACATGGGCCATGTGCGTAACTACGCCATTGGTGATGTCATTGCCCGCTATCAGCGTATGCAGGGCAAAGCTGTGCTGCACCCCATGGGCTGGGACGCCTTTGGCATGCCCGCCGAAAATGCCGCTGCCCAGCGCAAGGTACACCCCCGCGATTGGACCTATGAAAACATTGCCACCATGCGCGAAGAGCTTAAAAGCATGGGGCTCTCTTACGATTGGGATCGTGAGTTTGCCACCTGTGATGAAGATTACGCCCACGCCGAACAGGTGCTCTTTTTGCGGCTCTATGAAAAAGGCTTGGTCTACCGCAAACACGCCTTTGTAAATTGGGATCCTGTGGATCACACCGTGCTGGCCAACGAACAGGTGATTGATGGCTGTGGTTGGCGCAGTGGTGCCCCGGTGGAGCAGCGCGAGCTCAACCAGTGGTTTTTCCGCATCACCCACTATGCCGACGAGTTGCTGGATAATCTCCAACATATGGATGGTTGGCCGGAAACGGTGCGCACCATGCAGACCAACTGGATAGGCAAAAGCCACGGGGTGGAGTTTGCCTTTGCGTTGGAGGGCTATCCAGGCACCCTGCCGGTCTACACCACCCGCCCCGATACCCTGATGGGGGTTACCTTCTGCTCGGTGGCTGCCGAACACCCCATTGCGGCGGCGGTGGCAGAGAATAACCCAGCCGCAGCGGCCTTCATTAAGACGTGTCAAGGGGTGGGTACCTCGGAAGAGGCCCTGGAAAAGCTGGAAAAAAAGGGATTTGATACAGGCATTAAGGCCATCCACCCCATCACCGGCGAATCCTTGCCCGTCTATATTGCCAATTTTGTATTGATGAGCTACGGCACCGGTGCCGTCATGGCGGTGCCGGCCCACGATCAGCGGGATTTTGAATTTGCCAAAAAACATGGCATCGAGATCAAAGTGGTGATCCAGCCCGAAGGGCAGACTCTGCACGCCGAGCAGCTGAGCGAGGCCTATACCGGTCCGGGTCGATTGGTCAACTCGGGTCTGTTTACCGGAATGGACAATGAGCAGGCCAAGCAGCGGGTCGCCGAATATTTTGAGGCCCAAGGGATCGGCAAGGGCACCATCAACTATCGTCTGCGGGATTGGGGCATCAGCCGCCAGCGCTACTGGGGCAACCCCATCCCCATGGTGCATTGTGCAGCGTGTGGTGTGGTGCCGGTACCGGTGGCACAACTGCCGATCCAACTGCCCAATGAGGTGGATTTTAGCGAGCCGGGCAATCCCCTGGAGCGGCACCCAAGCTGGAAAACGTGTGACTGTCCCCAATGTGGCCAGCCCGCCCGCCGCGAAACCGATACCATGGATACCTTTATGGAGTCCTCCTGGTATTTTCTGCGTTACTGTTCGCCCCACATGGGTGGAGTCCCGTTGGACAAGGCTGCGGTTGATCGCTGGATGCCGGTGAACCAATATGTGGGCGGCATTGAGCATGCGGTGCTGCATCTGCTCTACGCCCGTTTTTTCCACAAGGCGCTGCGGGATATTGGCGAAGTAAGCTGCGACGAACCCTTTGCCCGGTTGCTGACCCAGGGCATGGTACGCAAGGATACCCACCGCTGCGCGCAGCATGGCTGGCGCTACCCCAAAGAGGTGCAAGAGCGTGACGGCGCATTATACTGCATCGAGTGTGGTGGGGCCGTTACGGTGGGTCGTAATGAAAAGATGTCCAAATCCAAGCACAATGTGGTGGACCCCAATGATCTGATCGCGGGCTATGGGGCAGATACGGCGCGTCTGTTCATGTTGTTTGCCGCACCCGCAGATCGGGATTTGGAGTGGAACGACAGTGGTGTGGATGGGGCATGGCGGTTTTTGGGTCGGGTCTGGCGCTTGGTACTGGCAGCCATCGAGCGCTGTGGTGAGCGCCAAGCTTGCACCACCACCCCGGCTGATGAGCAGCTGAAAGCCTTTCGTAGCCAGCTACACAACACCATTGTCAAGGTGACGGAGGATCTTAATCGCCAATCCTTCAATACCGCCATAGCGGCGGTGATGGAGATGAGCAACGGTGCCATCGCCACCTTTAAAGGAGAGGATAGATTAACCGGCGAGGCGTCCGCGCTGCTGTGGGAGACCGCGCAGGTAACGGTAAAATTATTGCATCCCTACGCCCCCCATATGACCGAGGAGTTATGGCAGCGTATGGGCGAGCAGAGCCTGCTGAGCGATACCCCATGGCCGCTGGCTGATGCGGCAGCATTGGTTAAGGAGCGTGTGTTGATCGTGATTCAGGTCAACGGTAAATTGCGTTCTAAGCTTGAGGTGCCGGTGGATATGGCACAAGAGGCTATAGAAAAGCTGGCTCTGGCCGATGAACATGTTAAAGTGCAGACGGAGGGTAAAACCATACGTAAAGTGGTGGTGGTGCCCGGTCGATTGGTTAACATTGTGGCGAACTAA
- the lptE gene encoding LPS assembly lipoprotein LptE, translated as MNVTLRLLLILSSLFLSACLGYRFPGSAAPAGEGLPPVLVQVKGDGAYSHPRLARMLQEQLQQRLGGTPSGDKRTWPVLIVEMSTLERVLRVQEQSGRSDHYRITASAQPSWQIGGQTALPKLPMVKARANYYEMQAATTNQAASDLAREEAIKQLVASLATVLYETPHLP; from the coding sequence ATGAACGTGACTCTGCGGTTATTGCTGATCCTATCCTCCCTGTTTCTGAGCGCCTGTCTGGGCTATCGTTTTCCTGGTTCGGCGGCCCCCGCGGGTGAGGGCTTGCCCCCGGTGCTGGTGCAGGTTAAGGGGGATGGGGCATACAGTCATCCACGCCTTGCGCGGATGTTGCAAGAGCAGTTGCAACAGCGTTTGGGGGGCACCCCCAGTGGGGATAAGCGCACTTGGCCGGTGCTTATTGTGGAGATGAGCACGCTGGAGCGGGTGCTGCGGGTGCAGGAGCAGTCGGGTCGTTCGGACCACTACCGCATTACCGCCAGCGCCCAACCCAGTTGGCAGATCGGCGGGCAGACGGCTCTGCCCAAATTGCCCATGGTTAAAGCGCGGGCCAACTACTACGAAATGCAGGCTGCCACCACCAACCAAGCGGCTTCCGACCTGGCGCGGGAAGAGGCGATTAAACAGTTGGTGGCGTCGCTGGCCACGGTATTATATGAAACGCCTCATCTCCCCTAG
- a CDS encoding Hpt domain-containing protein, giving the protein MLSLAEIGLDAQIFARLLEQNKRSPGFLKKLFNLYIRNGEQLQQHFAHAHQQGDWSAMRLHAHTLKSSSLTVGLQGISQQARRLEACCQAEQDPQRLSVALQQQWQQVIPQLQAYLEQQER; this is encoded by the coding sequence ATGTTGTCCCTAGCTGAAATCGGTCTGGATGCGCAGATTTTTGCACGCTTGCTCGAACAAAATAAGCGCTCTCCAGGATTTCTGAAAAAGTTGTTTAATCTTTACATACGTAATGGCGAGCAGTTGCAACAGCACTTTGCGCACGCACACCAACAGGGGGATTGGAGCGCCATGCGTTTGCATGCGCATACCCTAAAATCCTCCAGTCTCACGGTGGGTTTGCAGGGCATAAGCCAGCAGGCCCGCAGGCTGGAAGCGTGTTGTCAAGCGGAGCAGGATCCCCAACGCTTGTCTGTCGCGTTGCAACAACAGTGGCAGCAGGTGATACCCCAACTGCAAGCCTATCTGGAGCAACAAGAGAGGTAA
- a CDS encoding response regulator translates to MRKILIVEDDETSAWLLESFLRSEGYEVILARDGFAAVERYQSADPDLIIMDILLPGQDGYAATEQIRAITRNEDSPPPIIFLTAIESDAELARCLDCGGDDFVVKPFNPIILKARIHSLLERLALAEEKQLALFQIASVLDKLRQSSHFQTSDLVFLERPLGRISGDVVLSTSKANGNRLVVIGDFTGHGLPAAICGSLVIPLFYEMAAADADTESIIGSINTTLYEKLPSGFFMAASVIEFNPHAKQVTFWNFAAPGCFIRRGEAWQAYPLYQLPLGAVEQLPKPLESATLAVQSNDRVYAYSDGLCDTLGVMLEKDDPTPLIQFLDQLFCCEATEGAITALPQPLLDQLTGAYDDITAVVLTIP, encoded by the coding sequence GTGCGGAAAATTTTAATTGTAGAAGATGATGAAACCAGCGCTTGGTTGCTGGAGAGTTTTTTGCGTAGCGAGGGTTACGAGGTCATTCTGGCGCGGGATGGTTTTGCAGCGGTTGAGCGCTATCAATCGGCCGATCCAGATCTGATTATTATGGATATCCTGTTGCCCGGTCAGGATGGCTATGCGGCCACCGAGCAGATACGCGCCATCACTCGGAATGAGGATTCACCGCCCCCCATTATCTTTCTCACCGCCATTGAGAGTGATGCCGAACTGGCCCGCTGTCTGGATTGTGGGGGGGATGATTTTGTGGTTAAACCTTTTAATCCCATCATCTTGAAAGCCCGTATCCACTCCCTATTAGAGCGTTTGGCCTTGGCTGAAGAGAAGCAGCTTGCCCTGTTTCAGATCGCCTCCGTGTTGGACAAACTCAGGCAGAGCAGCCATTTTCAAACCAGTGATTTGGTTTTTCTGGAAAGGCCGTTAGGGCGCATTAGTGGGGATGTGGTGCTCTCGACCAGTAAAGCCAATGGGAACCGTCTGGTTGTGATTGGTGATTTTACGGGCCATGGTCTGCCAGCGGCTATCTGTGGTTCCTTGGTGATTCCCCTGTTTTATGAGATGGCCGCAGCGGATGCGGACACGGAATCCATTATCGGCTCGATCAATACAACGCTGTATGAAAAACTGCCCAGTGGTTTTTTTATGGCGGCCTCTGTTATCGAGTTTAATCCCCACGCCAAGCAGGTAACCTTCTGGAATTTTGCAGCACCGGGTTGCTTTATCCGGCGAGGGGAGGCGTGGCAGGCCTACCCCCTTTATCAATTGCCCTTGGGCGCAGTGGAGCAGTTGCCAAAGCCTTTGGAGTCGGCAACTCTGGCGGTTCAATCCAACGACCGCGTTTATGCCTATTCCGATGGTCTGTGTGACACCCTTGGGGTAATGTTGGAAAAGGATGATCCCACACCCTTGATCCAATTTTTAGACCAGCTATTCTGTTGCGAAGCGACGGAAGGTGCCATTACGGCCCTGCCACAACCCTTGCTCGATCAATTGACGGGTGCCTATGATGATATTACAGCGGTGGTCTTGACCATTCCTTAA
- the queC gene encoding 7-cyano-7-deazaguanine synthase QueC: protein MPTIMSAVVLLSGGLDSATVLRMAHATGQRIHALSFRYGQRHTMELEMARKQALSLPGVAHRIMDLQLSLFGGSALTADIPVPKGGVDENTIPVTYVPARNMVFLSLALAWAESLGAQHLYIGVNAVDYSGYPDCRPEFIQSFQQTANLATKAGVEGHPFTVHTPLINLTKAQIIQQGLALGVDYGLTRSCYDPDAQGAGCGLCDACRLRLQGFAEAGVPDPAPYQGP from the coding sequence ATGCCAACGATCATGTCAGCAGTGGTTCTACTCTCCGGCGGCTTGGATTCCGCCACGGTTTTACGTATGGCCCATGCCACGGGTCAGCGTATCCATGCCCTGAGCTTTCGCTACGGCCAGCGCCACACCATGGAGTTGGAGATGGCCCGCAAACAGGCCCTTAGCCTGCCTGGGGTGGCGCATCGCATCATGGACCTGCAACTCTCCCTATTCGGCGGCTCTGCGTTGACGGCGGATATTCCCGTGCCAAAGGGTGGGGTGGATGAGAACACGATCCCGGTTACTTATGTGCCGGCGCGTAATATGGTGTTTCTCTCGCTGGCACTGGCTTGGGCAGAGTCGTTAGGGGCGCAACATCTCTATATCGGGGTCAATGCGGTGGACTATTCCGGTTATCCCGATTGCCGCCCTGAATTTATTCAATCGTTCCAGCAAACCGCCAATCTGGCCACCAAAGCGGGGGTAGAGGGACACCCCTTCACTGTGCATACCCCTTTGATTAACCTTACTAAAGCTCAGATTATTCAGCAGGGATTGGCCCTGGGGGTAGACTATGGCCTAACCCGCTCCTGTTATGATCCCGACGCTCAGGGTGCAGGCTGTGGCTTGTGTGATGCCTGCCGTCTGCGCCTACAGGGATTTGCCGAAGCTGGGGTGCCCGATCCGGCACCCTACCAGGGGCCGTGA
- the tilS gene encoding tRNA lysidine(34) synthetase TilS encodes MDAKQRASLQRRFATHLQGLLPQWPLSAPLLVAVSAGVDSSALLHLLRLCYPGPLQAAHFDHALRPCAKQDLAHVQQQCAQYAIPLHVGHWLPPAQKANLAAQARQARYRFLAQTAYGLKAPFIGIAHHQEDQAETLLERLLLRGAGLKGLSGMRPLAPLPMAEFAQVQLLRPLLPFSKKELTSWLQGEQITWREDPSNQDLRYTRNHIRHRLLPSLNALGVGEAIPQRLAETALHLQQADAALQWMVVQLAQQLPIEPYQENGLQLPLQPFAELPAELRARLLDHMLHTLVGITAVGQRAKENLWHHLSLPAKRWQMRMQGVAVTRVEQRLLVQPVLRAPGKRGETNH; translated from the coding sequence TTGGACGCCAAACAGCGCGCCTCGTTGCAGCGCCGCTTTGCCACCCATCTTCAGGGGCTCTTACCCCAATGGCCGCTCTCTGCCCCGCTGTTGGTAGCGGTGTCGGCGGGGGTGGACTCTAGCGCGTTGCTGCATCTGTTACGGCTCTGCTATCCTGGGCCGCTACAGGCGGCCCACTTTGACCATGCTCTACGCCCCTGTGCCAAACAGGATCTGGCCCATGTGCAGCAGCAGTGTGCCCAGTACGCCATTCCCCTGCATGTGGGCCATTGGCTCCCCCCCGCGCAAAAAGCCAACTTGGCGGCCCAGGCCCGACAGGCCCGCTATCGGTTTTTGGCACAAACAGCCTATGGGTTAAAGGCGCCGTTCATCGGTATCGCCCACCATCAGGAGGATCAAGCAGAGACCCTGCTGGAGCGTTTACTGCTACGGGGCGCAGGATTAAAAGGGCTCAGCGGCATGCGCCCTCTGGCACCCCTGCCCATGGCGGAATTCGCCCAGGTGCAACTGCTACGGCCCCTGCTGCCCTTTAGCAAAAAAGAGCTAACGAGTTGGTTGCAGGGGGAGCAGATTACATGGCGTGAAGATCCCAGCAACCAAGATCTGCGTTATACCCGCAACCATATTCGCCACCGTCTGCTGCCCAGTTTAAATGCTTTGGGGGTGGGTGAGGCGATTCCTCAACGGTTGGCAGAAACGGCTTTGCACCTGCAACAGGCCGATGCGGCACTCCAGTGGATGGTGGTGCAGTTGGCCCAGCAGTTGCCCATTGAACCCTACCAAGAGAATGGCTTACAACTACCGTTACAGCCCTTTGCAGAGTTGCCTGCGGAGCTACGCGCGCGGTTGTTGGATCACATGCTGCATACCCTGGTGGGCATAACGGCAGTTGGCCAGCGGGCTAAGGAAAATCTGTGGCACCATCTGAGCTTGCCCGCCAAACGATGGCAGATGCGTATGCAGGGGGTGGCCGTGACAAGAGTCGAGCAGCGCTTGTTGGTCCAGCCGGTTCTTAGGGCTCCAGGAAAAAGAGGCGAGACGAACCATTGA
- the ftsH gene encoding ATP-dependent zinc metalloprotease FtsH, whose protein sequence is MNGFFKNLSLWLVIGLLMVMLFNLFNSPQGPGQSITFSDFSEMVAQGKVTAVTLEGRTVRGLSTDGSPFSSRVPDNYDLTKDLLAHGVDIDVREPEGTPMLMQILISWFPMLLLIAVWIYFMRQMQSGGGRGAMSFGKSKAKLMSDKAAKVTFQDVAGIEEAKEELQEVVQFLKDPHKFQRLGGKIPKGVLLVGPPGTGKTLLARAIAGEANVPFFNLSGSDFVEMFVGVGAARVRDMFEQGKKNAPCIIFIDEIDAVGRHRGAGLGGGHDEREQTLNQLLVEMDGFESTEGVIMVAATNRPDVLDPALLRPGRFDRQVTVPNPDILGRTQILKVHMNKVPLSDSVDAEVIARATPGFSGADLANLVNEAALIAAQLDKRVVEMEDFENAKDKVMMGKPRRSAVISEKERKTTAYHEAGHAVVAMALDGADPVHKVTIIPRGRALGLTMQLPLEDRYTYSKVQLEQNIAILMGGRLAEELVLNQLTTGAGNDIQRATDLARKMICSYGMSDTLGPLTYGENEQEIFLGREITQHKSVSEETARRIDAEVFDIVDRNYKRAKQILTDKMEVLHTMAQALLERETIDADEVIKLMAGEPAETALKPLKKKDERANKPTPTVADDGEQGDQTAKDAVAGSVTQAEDDVEGSTRTATEASTQEVVSKDTPEGDDKDR, encoded by the coding sequence TTGAACGGGTTTTTTAAAAACCTCTCCCTGTGGCTGGTTATCGGCCTTCTTATGGTCATGCTGTTTAATCTGTTTAACAGCCCCCAAGGACCAGGGCAGAGCATCACATTTTCCGATTTTTCTGAAATGGTCGCCCAAGGCAAGGTAACAGCAGTTACCCTTGAAGGGCGTACGGTACGCGGGCTTTCGACCGATGGTAGCCCTTTTTCATCGCGCGTGCCGGATAACTACGATCTTACCAAGGATCTGCTGGCCCATGGGGTGGATATTGACGTGCGGGAGCCCGAAGGCACCCCCATGTTGATGCAAATTTTAATTAGCTGGTTCCCCATGCTGCTGCTCATTGCGGTGTGGATCTACTTCATGCGGCAAATGCAGTCCGGCGGTGGACGTGGGGCGATGTCCTTTGGCAAATCCAAAGCCAAGCTCATGTCCGATAAGGCGGCGAAAGTAACCTTTCAGGACGTGGCGGGCATTGAAGAGGCCAAAGAGGAGCTGCAAGAAGTGGTGCAGTTTCTTAAAGATCCTCATAAATTCCAACGGCTTGGTGGTAAAATTCCAAAGGGTGTGCTGCTGGTGGGTCCTCCGGGTACCGGTAAAACACTGCTGGCGCGTGCCATCGCTGGCGAGGCCAACGTGCCCTTCTTTAACCTCTCTGGTTCCGATTTTGTGGAGATGTTTGTGGGGGTGGGTGCGGCCCGTGTGCGGGATATGTTTGAGCAAGGCAAAAAAAATGCGCCGTGCATCATCTTTATTGATGAAATTGATGCCGTTGGTCGCCACCGGGGTGCCGGGTTGGGCGGGGGGCACGATGAGCGGGAGCAGACCCTCAACCAGCTATTGGTGGAGATGGATGGTTTTGAATCGACTGAGGGTGTGATCATGGTCGCGGCCACCAACCGCCCCGACGTGTTGGATCCTGCACTGCTCAGGCCCGGTCGTTTTGACCGTCAGGTGACGGTGCCTAACCCCGATATTTTGGGCCGCACCCAGATCCTTAAAGTGCACATGAACAAAGTACCCCTGTCGGACTCGGTGGATGCCGAGGTGATCGCCCGCGCGACCCCCGGTTTCTCTGGGGCCGATCTGGCCAACTTGGTCAATGAAGCCGCCCTGATTGCCGCCCAGTTGGATAAACGGGTGGTGGAGATGGAGGATTTTGAGAACGCCAAGGATAAGGTCATGATGGGTAAACCGCGTCGAAGCGCGGTTATTTCAGAAAAAGAGCGCAAGACAACAGCCTATCACGAAGCCGGGCATGCGGTGGTGGCCATGGCACTGGACGGGGCAGACCCCGTGCATAAAGTGACCATCATCCCCCGTGGTCGCGCTTTGGGCCTGACCATGCAACTACCGTTGGAAGATCGCTACACCTACTCCAAGGTGCAGCTAGAACAAAATATCGCCATCTTAATGGGGGGGCGTCTGGCAGAAGAGTTGGTGCTCAATCAGCTCACCACCGGGGCGGGCAATGATATCCAACGGGCTACCGATCTGGCCCGTAAGATGATCTGCTCCTATGGTATGAGTGACACCTTGGGTCCCCTTACTTATGGTGAAAATGAACAAGAGATTTTCCTCGGTCGGGAGATCACGCAGCACAAAAGCGTATCGGAAGAGACAGCTCGGCGCATTGATGCAGAGGTATTTGACATCGTTGATCGCAATTACAAAAGAGCCAAACAGATCTTGACCGATAAAATGGAGGTGCTGCACACCATGGCCCAGGCACTGTTGGAGCGCGAAACCATTGATGCGGATGAGGTGATTAAGCTCATGGCAGGCGAGCCTGCCGAGACCGCTTTAAAGCCTTTGAAGAAAAAGGATGAGCGTGCGAACAAGCCAACCCCAACGGTGGCAGACGATGGGGAACAAGGGGACCAAACGGCAAAAGATGCAGTGGCAGGGAGTGTCACCCAAGCAGAGGATGATGTGGAAGGATCCACCCGTACTGCAACAGAGGCATCCACGCAGGAGGTGGTATCTAAGGACACCCCTGAAGGCGATGATAAGGATAGATGA
- the folP gene encoding dihydropteroate synthase, whose amino-acid sequence MTHYAVVTPTMGAAGAHFFAAPRMGDGVAPFPAMPELPMAVRLFPWPEAWDGLLPEGMEIYLSGTLRMARGWLLPSVLERWQERIFQTVAQDSAMALHQSLRNLNTPRAAMSYLDAQGKRRKLAGDRPLIMGIVNVTPDSFSDGGHYHDTGRAVAHAMALVEQGADLLDIGGESTRPGAAMVPVDEELRRVVPVVRAIAAQTKVPISVDTAKGRVMEAALEAGAALINDVTALKGDPLSLRVLRDAHCPVVLMHKKGTPRNMQNSPHYEDVVAEVYGFLGDRMQWCVENGIGRERLVIDPGIGFGKTHGHNLELLAHIGAFTGLAAPLLLGISRKRIVGHLTGCEDAAQRDVGSHLMAALGVQRGANWVRVHDVAGMQQALRCLV is encoded by the coding sequence ATGACGCATTATGCCGTAGTAACACCGACCATGGGCGCCGCAGGCGCCCATTTTTTTGCAGCACCCCGCATGGGCGATGGGGTGGCACCCTTCCCGGCTATGCCCGAACTGCCCATGGCGGTACGGCTCTTTCCCTGGCCTGAGGCGTGGGATGGGCTGTTGCCAGAGGGTATGGAGATTTATCTCAGTGGCACCTTGCGCATGGCCCGTGGGTGGCTGTTACCCAGCGTTTTAGAGCGTTGGCAAGAACGCATTTTTCAGACCGTGGCTCAGGATAGCGCCATGGCGTTGCACCAATCCCTGCGCAACCTAAACACGCCCCGCGCGGCCATGAGCTACTTGGATGCACAAGGCAAACGGCGGAAATTGGCCGGGGATCGTCCCCTGATCATGGGTATTGTCAATGTAACCCCCGACTCCTTCTCGGATGGTGGCCACTACCATGATACCGGCAGGGCTGTGGCGCATGCCATGGCGCTGGTCGAACAAGGGGCAGATCTGTTAGACATTGGTGGGGAATCCACCCGCCCTGGTGCGGCCATGGTGCCCGTGGATGAGGAGTTGCGTCGCGTAGTACCGGTGGTGCGGGCCATTGCCGCCCAGACAAAGGTGCCCATTTCGGTAGATACGGCGAAGGGTCGGGTGATGGAAGCGGCCTTAGAGGCTGGGGCAGCCCTTATTAATGATGTCACCGCACTCAAAGGGGATCCCCTGTCGCTTCGAGTATTACGGGATGCCCACTGCCCTGTGGTGCTCATGCATAAAAAGGGCACACCTAGAAACATGCAGAATAGCCCCCACTATGAGGATGTGGTGGCTGAGGTGTATGGTTTTCTGGGTGACCGTATGCAGTGGTGTGTGGAAAATGGTATTGGGCGGGAGCGGCTGGTGATTGATCCAGGTATCGGTTTTGGTAAAACACATGGGCACAATCTGGAGCTGTTGGCCCATATTGGTGCCTTTACGGGTTTGGCCGCGCCTCTGTTGCTGGGGATTTCACGCAAACGTATTGTGGGCCATTTAACAGGGTGTGAAGATGCCGCACAGCGTGATGTTGGCAGCCATCTTATGGCCGCTTTGGGGGTGCAGCGGGGGGCCAATTGGGTAAGGGTACACGATGTGGCGGGTATGCAACAGGCGTTGCGTTGTCTGGTATGA
- a CDS encoding STAS domain-containing protein has translation MDLIKKQFDEAGNLTIIQLPETFTFRLFNEFRGCYEALDRQGSVEVDLCHVTHLDSSALGMLVAVWEHMGRNREQVRLSNTSIAVRKILMDANFNQLFTIS, from the coding sequence ATGGATCTCATCAAAAAGCAGTTCGACGAAGCCGGCAACCTAACCATTATACAACTGCCCGAAACCTTCACCTTTCGGCTGTTTAATGAGTTTCGGGGGTGCTATGAGGCGTTGGATCGCCAAGGCTCCGTTGAGGTTGATCTTTGCCATGTCACCCACTTGGATAGTTCGGCGTTGGGCATGTTGGTCGCAGTGTGGGAACACATGGGCCGTAACCGCGAGCAGGTGCGCTTGAGCAACACCTCTATCGCCGTGCGTAAGATCCTTATGGATGCCAACTTTAATCAGTTGTTCACTATCTCTTAA